The Labeo rohita strain BAU-BD-2019 chromosome 19, IGBB_LRoh.1.0, whole genome shotgun sequence genome window below encodes:
- the polr2k gene encoding DNA-directed RNA polymerases I, II, and III subunit RPABC4, whose product MDTQKDIQPPKQQPMIYICGECHTENEIKARDPIRCRECGYRIMYKKRTKRLVVFDAR is encoded by the exons ATGGATACTCAGAAAGACATTCAGCCTCCTAAACAGCAGCCGATGATCTATATTTGTGGAG AGTGTCATACAGAAAATGAGATCAAGGCCAGAGACCCCATCAGATGTAGAGAATGCGGTTACAGGATCATGTACAAGAAGAGGACCAAAAGAT TGGTCGTGTTTGATGCCCGATGA
- the parp10 gene encoding protein mono-ADP-ribosyltransferase PARP10 isoform X1: protein MAESSLEERSLEILDLPDDFDLDLLSLYLDNKRRSGGGNVVSLEKRGNHALVVFEDAETAARVLSKSHVLQKITLKVRRKPPKDPGKLLLKGLNPQTSLDHVELYVENVTGLTCETDFILYPTPKKDMVLVHLKTPLGEDFQTLKDEVSKKTLNGATITLEQVESTDSILVANLSPNLTDDMLELYFESSHAGGADVLAVNMLANGRAKVSFKDLKSVDCVLQKSHNLEGTDLIVEPYFDFLHDVDDQSSVSPQDTQGTLTDGTNQSQAASPQSPTVSVPVASTSLVHNAAPIDNTTNLADTTIQKECVSFVSVPDATKHHLLDLSNLLGKLKKDHPKFDVSLAKDGVQIKGPDQIEVESLKNEILQFLTNVAQDHVTYDKLKADFLRQEDVKNKLNLSLKSVPSIYSVSGCTVTVTSSSRSAAKQAQELIKSQISEITVPIAKECESMLSSTEWTDFLGSLKFCCAKLSDAGGAITAVTLTGMEKDNQERIVAFLSTIPQQKETVLSMEPGMLKFLQLHHQDLLADMGEVILFPLESGDGLSIQGDWSVCQSAAELLSAIIGSVFTKTIVVTQPGISRFLLEEEGVSILGEMTAKFEVYIDMAKVHWEPLEDDDILELAWKMTTCQNFQRSSSANSIQDFTAGVPNGRDSADARTTARIEEAKKILAVIGSDLNPQPSSLGSTDIDLYSDQSQDTSAVAEEEADEPRSLEAHDLQSPSTSTNVCDLDEDASLLLAIQMSMEDSRRSDTEDMQKALELSRKDSRPNEENSQLERAYEMSLQDAIKSANKAEICVFANYNHDLVRVDIALGKKVGMRQYEEKVENKSLRKLSSHQKRCIELIKRKHAVEISIQGTTAVLSGFKDYVSEAVVDLKNVLRRTENMMADAEIVKSVQWVWYEQGSSSKAIPYPPDATVFMENAWKMKQKKVDVLFNNQPYSIDFEKMEEHSLASGKSVPIKRKMLSAEDLYTDGTVKKKRRTVHVSIDLKRQCSDLSGRIKEPQNDEDYSLLSSMPEVYPVDVDSDEFQNVVKDFYDTLQDNHNKIKIIKVDKLMNKLLHEQYRLKKVSIERSSSETQVERTLYHGTSETSVKEICIHGFNRSFCGKNATVYGQGVYFAVNAALSVSDTYSPPNADGHKFIFVARVLTGDFTVGKYDYKTAPHKESSDIPVRYHSVADQIGTPTLFVIFNDTQAYPEYLITCKKIYG, encoded by the exons ATGGCTGAGAGCAGCCTGGAGGAGCGGAGTTTGGAGATTTTGGATTTACCTGATGATTTCGACTTAGATCTGCTCTCTCTCTACCTTGATAACAAGCGACGATCTGGAGGAGGAAACGTGGTCTCTTTGGAAAAACGAGGAAACCATGCACTGGTGGTTTTTGAAGATGCGGAGA CTGCTGCCAGAGTTCTCTCCAAGAGCCATGTCCTCCAGAAAATCACACTGAAAGTGCGGAGGAAACCACCAAAGGACCCTGGAAAGCTGCTGCTGAAAGGGCTCAATCCACAAACTTCACTGGACCATGTGGAGCTTTATGTGGAAAATGTTACTGGATTGACTTGTGAAACAGACTTCATCCTGTATCCAACTCCGAAGAAGGACATGGTTCTAGTACACCTAAAAACCCCTTTAGGCGAAG ATTTTCAGACGCTTAAAGACGAAGTTTCCAAGAAGACTCTGAACGGAGCAACAATCACTCTGGAGCAGGTCGAATCCACAGACTCCATTTTGGTGGCCAATCTGTCTCCTAACCTCACAGACGACATGCTGGAGCTCTACTTTGAGAGTAGCCATGCTGGAGGTGCTGACGTCCTAGCAGTTAACATGCTCGCTAATGGACGTGCTAAAGTTTCTTTCAAGGATTTGAAAT ctgTGGACTGCGTTCTCCAGAAATCCCATAATTTGGAAGGTACAGATTTAATAGTGGAGCCGTACTTTGATTTCCTGCATGATGTGGACGATCAATCATCTGTGAGCCCTCAAGATACACAGGGCACGTTAACAGATGGGACGAACCAATCACAAGCCGCCTCACCCCAAAGCCCGACTGTTTCCGTCCCAGTGGCGAGCACCAGTTTAGTACACAATGCCGCTCCCATAGACAACACCACAAATTTAGCAGATACCACTATCCAAAAGGAATGTGTTAGCTTTGTATCTGTGCCTGACGCCACTAAACATCATCTGCTTGATTTAAGTAATTTGCTTGGGAAACTCAAAAAGGATCACCCCAAATTTGACGTCAGTCTAGCAAAAGATGGCGTCCAAATTAAAGGTCCTGACCAAATTGAGGTTGAAagtcttaaaaatgaaattctgcaGTTCCTGACTAACGTTGCGCAGGACCACGTGACATACGACAAACTCAAAGCTGACTTCCTCAGACAGGAGGATGTTAAAAACAAGCTGAATTTGTCTTTGAAAAGCGTACCTTCAATCTACAGCGTGTCAGGCTGTACGGTCACTGTAACGTCTTCGTCCCGTAGCGCCGCCAAACAGGCCCAAGAGCTGATAAAGTCTCAGATCTCAGAGATCACTGTGCCGATAGCCAAAGAGTGCGAGAGCATGCTCTCTTCAACCGAGTGGACTGACTTCCTGGGGTCTCTGAAGTTCTGCTGCGCCAAATTGTCTGACGCGGGTGGAGCGATTACTGCCGTCACCCTGACAGGGATGGAGAAGGACAATCAAGAGAGGATAGTTGCGTTTCTCAGCACAATACCGCAACAGAAGGAGACCGTCCTGTCTATGGAACCAGGAATGCTCAAATTCCTGCAACTCCATCATCAGGATCTACTGGCGGACATGGGAGAGGTCATCCTATTCCCGCTGGAGTCTGGAGATGGATTGAGT ATTCAGGGAGATTGGAGTGTGTGCCAATCGGCGGCAGAATTATTAAGTGCTATTATCGGATCAGTCTTTACGAAGACTATTGTGGTGACCCAGCCTGGCATTTCCCGCTTCCTGCTGGAGGAGGAGGGTGTCAGCATTCTGGGAGAGATGACAGCAAAGTTCGAAGTCTATATCGACATGGCCAAAGTCCACTGGGAGCCTCTAGAAGATGAT GACATACTGGAGCTGGCATGGAAAATGACAACCTGTCAAAACTTCCAGAGAAGTTCCTCTGCAAATTCCATTCAGGACTTCACTGCTGGAGTCCCGAATGGACGTGACTCTGCTGATGCACGTACTACAG CTCGTATCGAAGAGGCTAAGAAGATCTTGGCAGTCATTGGCAGCGATTTGAACCCTCAGCCTTCTAGTTTAGGATCCACGGACATTGATCTGTATTCAGACCAAAGCCAAGATACCTCAGCAGTGGCAGAAGAAGAAGCAGACGAACCCCGATCACTGGAGGCCCATGACCTCCAGAGCCCCTCTACATCCACGAACGTCTGCGACCTCGACGAAGACGCGAGCCTCCTGTTGGCCATTCAGATGTCAATGGAGGACAGCCGGAGATCGGACACAGAGGACATGCAGAAAGCTCTAGAACTATCCAGAAAAGACTCCAGGCCAAACGAAGAGAACTCGCAGCTGGAGAGAGCGTATGAAATGTCCTTGCAAGACGCCATCAAGTCAGCCAATAAAGCCGAGATCTGTGTGTTTGCTAACTACAACCATGATCTTGTAAGAGTGGACATCGCATTGGGCAAGAAGGTTGGAATGAGACAGTATGAGGAGAAAGTCGAGAACAAGAGCCTGCGGAAGCTCTCCTCCCATCAGAAGAGATGCATAGAGCTCATTAAAAGAAAGCACGCCGTCGAAATCAGCATCCAGGGCACCACCGCCGTCCTCTCCGGCTTTAAAGATTACGTCTCCGAGGCCGTGGTAGACCTGAAGAACGTCCTGAGAAGGACAGAGAACATGATGGCGGATGCTGAAATCGTGAAGAGCGTACAGTGGGTGTGGTACGAGCAGGGCTCTTCATCGAAAGCCATCCCGTACCCGCCGGATGCCACGGTGTTCATGGAGAACGCTTGgaagatgaagcagaagaaggTCGACGTTCTGTTCAACAATCAGCCGTACAGCATCGACTTCGAGAAGATGGAAGAGCACAGTTTGGCCTCCGGGAAATCCGTGCCTATTAAACGGAAAATGCTGAGCGCAGAGGACTTGTACACGGATGGCACAG ttAAGAAGAAAAGACGAACGGTTCACGTTTCGATTGATCTAAAAAGGCAATGCAGTGATCTGTCAGGAcgcattaaagagccacaaaacg ATGAAGATTACAGTCTGCTGTCCAGCATGCCTGAAGTGTATCCAGTGGATGTAGATTCTGATGAATTTCAGAATGTGGTCAAAGATTTCTATGACACCCTTCAGGACAACcacaacaaaatcaaaatcatcaAG GTTGATAAGCTGATGAATAAACTCTTGCATGAGCAGTACAGACTGAAAAAGGTCAGTATTGAGCGGAGCTCTTCAGAGACGCAGGTGGAGCGAACCCTTTACCATGGCACCAGTGAGACCAGCGTCAAAGAGATCTGCATTCACGGCTTCAACAGGAGCTTCTGTGGGAAAAATG CCACTGTGTACGGTCAGGGTGTGTATTTTGCGGTTAACGCCGCACTGTCCGTGTCGGACACCTACTCCCCACCCAATGCAGACGGGCACAAGTTTATTTTTGTGGCCAGAGTGCTGACCGGAGATTTCACCGTGGGCAAATACGACTACAAAACCGCCCCACACAAGGAGAGCTCTGACATTCCCGTCAGATACCACAGCGTGGCGGATCAGATCGGCACCCCAACTCTATTCGTCATCTTCAACGACACGCAGGCTTATCCAGAGTACCTTATCACATGCAAGAAGATCTACGGCTAA
- the parp10 gene encoding protein mono-ADP-ribosyltransferase PARP10 isoform X2 — protein sequence MAESSLEERSLEILDLPDDFDLDLLSLYLDNKRRSGGGNVVSLEKRGNHALVVFEDAETAARVLSKSHVLQKITLKVRRKPPKDPGKLLLKGLNPQTSLDHVELYVENVTGLTCETDFILYPTPKKDMVLVHLKTPLGEDFQTLKDEVSKKTLNGATITLEQVESTDSILVANLSPNLTDDMLELYFESSHAGGADVLAVNMLANGRAKVSFKDLKSVDCVLQKSHNLEGTDLIVEPYFDFLHDVDDQSSVSPQDTQGTLTDGTNQSQAASPQSPTVSVPVASTSLVHNAAPIDNTTNLADTTIQKECVSFVSVPDATKHHLLDLSNLLGKLKKDHPKFDVSLAKDGVQIKGPDQIEVESLKNEILQFLTNVAQDHVTYDKLKADFLRQEDVKNKLNLSLKSVPSIYSVSGCTVTVTSSSRSAAKQAQELIKSQISEITVPIAKECESMLSSTEWTDFLGSLKFCCAKLSDAGGAITAVTLTGMEKDNQERIVAFLSTIPQQKETVLSMEPGMLKFLQLHHQDLLADMGEVILFPLESGDGLSIQGDWSVCQSAAELLSAIIGSVFTKTIVVTQPGISRFLLEEEGVSILGEMTAKFEVYIDMAKVHWEPLEDDDILELAWKMTTCQNFQRSSSANSIQDFTAGVPNGRDSADARTTARIEEAKKILAVIGSDLNPQPSSLGSTDIDLYSDQSQDTSAVAEEEADEPRSLEAHDLQSPSTSTNVCDLDEDASLLLAIQMSMEDSRRSDTEDMQKALELSRKDSRPNEENSQLERAYEMSLQDAIKSANKAEICVFANYNHDLVRVDIALGKKVGMRQYEEKVENKSLRKLSSHQKRCIELIKRKHAVEISIQGTTAVLSGFKDYVSEAVVDLKNVLRRTENMMADAEIVKSVQWVWYEQGSSSKAIPYPPDATVFMENAWKMKQKKVDVLFNNQPYSIDFEKMEEHSLASGKSVPIKRKMLSAEDLYTDGTDEDYSLLSSMPEVYPVDVDSDEFQNVVKDFYDTLQDNHNKIKIIKVDKLMNKLLHEQYRLKKVSIERSSSETQVERTLYHGTSETSVKEICIHGFNRSFCGKNATVYGQGVYFAVNAALSVSDTYSPPNADGHKFIFVARVLTGDFTVGKYDYKTAPHKESSDIPVRYHSVADQIGTPTLFVIFNDTQAYPEYLITCKKIYG from the exons ATGGCTGAGAGCAGCCTGGAGGAGCGGAGTTTGGAGATTTTGGATTTACCTGATGATTTCGACTTAGATCTGCTCTCTCTCTACCTTGATAACAAGCGACGATCTGGAGGAGGAAACGTGGTCTCTTTGGAAAAACGAGGAAACCATGCACTGGTGGTTTTTGAAGATGCGGAGA CTGCTGCCAGAGTTCTCTCCAAGAGCCATGTCCTCCAGAAAATCACACTGAAAGTGCGGAGGAAACCACCAAAGGACCCTGGAAAGCTGCTGCTGAAAGGGCTCAATCCACAAACTTCACTGGACCATGTGGAGCTTTATGTGGAAAATGTTACTGGATTGACTTGTGAAACAGACTTCATCCTGTATCCAACTCCGAAGAAGGACATGGTTCTAGTACACCTAAAAACCCCTTTAGGCGAAG ATTTTCAGACGCTTAAAGACGAAGTTTCCAAGAAGACTCTGAACGGAGCAACAATCACTCTGGAGCAGGTCGAATCCACAGACTCCATTTTGGTGGCCAATCTGTCTCCTAACCTCACAGACGACATGCTGGAGCTCTACTTTGAGAGTAGCCATGCTGGAGGTGCTGACGTCCTAGCAGTTAACATGCTCGCTAATGGACGTGCTAAAGTTTCTTTCAAGGATTTGAAAT ctgTGGACTGCGTTCTCCAGAAATCCCATAATTTGGAAGGTACAGATTTAATAGTGGAGCCGTACTTTGATTTCCTGCATGATGTGGACGATCAATCATCTGTGAGCCCTCAAGATACACAGGGCACGTTAACAGATGGGACGAACCAATCACAAGCCGCCTCACCCCAAAGCCCGACTGTTTCCGTCCCAGTGGCGAGCACCAGTTTAGTACACAATGCCGCTCCCATAGACAACACCACAAATTTAGCAGATACCACTATCCAAAAGGAATGTGTTAGCTTTGTATCTGTGCCTGACGCCACTAAACATCATCTGCTTGATTTAAGTAATTTGCTTGGGAAACTCAAAAAGGATCACCCCAAATTTGACGTCAGTCTAGCAAAAGATGGCGTCCAAATTAAAGGTCCTGACCAAATTGAGGTTGAAagtcttaaaaatgaaattctgcaGTTCCTGACTAACGTTGCGCAGGACCACGTGACATACGACAAACTCAAAGCTGACTTCCTCAGACAGGAGGATGTTAAAAACAAGCTGAATTTGTCTTTGAAAAGCGTACCTTCAATCTACAGCGTGTCAGGCTGTACGGTCACTGTAACGTCTTCGTCCCGTAGCGCCGCCAAACAGGCCCAAGAGCTGATAAAGTCTCAGATCTCAGAGATCACTGTGCCGATAGCCAAAGAGTGCGAGAGCATGCTCTCTTCAACCGAGTGGACTGACTTCCTGGGGTCTCTGAAGTTCTGCTGCGCCAAATTGTCTGACGCGGGTGGAGCGATTACTGCCGTCACCCTGACAGGGATGGAGAAGGACAATCAAGAGAGGATAGTTGCGTTTCTCAGCACAATACCGCAACAGAAGGAGACCGTCCTGTCTATGGAACCAGGAATGCTCAAATTCCTGCAACTCCATCATCAGGATCTACTGGCGGACATGGGAGAGGTCATCCTATTCCCGCTGGAGTCTGGAGATGGATTGAGT ATTCAGGGAGATTGGAGTGTGTGCCAATCGGCGGCAGAATTATTAAGTGCTATTATCGGATCAGTCTTTACGAAGACTATTGTGGTGACCCAGCCTGGCATTTCCCGCTTCCTGCTGGAGGAGGAGGGTGTCAGCATTCTGGGAGAGATGACAGCAAAGTTCGAAGTCTATATCGACATGGCCAAAGTCCACTGGGAGCCTCTAGAAGATGAT GACATACTGGAGCTGGCATGGAAAATGACAACCTGTCAAAACTTCCAGAGAAGTTCCTCTGCAAATTCCATTCAGGACTTCACTGCTGGAGTCCCGAATGGACGTGACTCTGCTGATGCACGTACTACAG CTCGTATCGAAGAGGCTAAGAAGATCTTGGCAGTCATTGGCAGCGATTTGAACCCTCAGCCTTCTAGTTTAGGATCCACGGACATTGATCTGTATTCAGACCAAAGCCAAGATACCTCAGCAGTGGCAGAAGAAGAAGCAGACGAACCCCGATCACTGGAGGCCCATGACCTCCAGAGCCCCTCTACATCCACGAACGTCTGCGACCTCGACGAAGACGCGAGCCTCCTGTTGGCCATTCAGATGTCAATGGAGGACAGCCGGAGATCGGACACAGAGGACATGCAGAAAGCTCTAGAACTATCCAGAAAAGACTCCAGGCCAAACGAAGAGAACTCGCAGCTGGAGAGAGCGTATGAAATGTCCTTGCAAGACGCCATCAAGTCAGCCAATAAAGCCGAGATCTGTGTGTTTGCTAACTACAACCATGATCTTGTAAGAGTGGACATCGCATTGGGCAAGAAGGTTGGAATGAGACAGTATGAGGAGAAAGTCGAGAACAAGAGCCTGCGGAAGCTCTCCTCCCATCAGAAGAGATGCATAGAGCTCATTAAAAGAAAGCACGCCGTCGAAATCAGCATCCAGGGCACCACCGCCGTCCTCTCCGGCTTTAAAGATTACGTCTCCGAGGCCGTGGTAGACCTGAAGAACGTCCTGAGAAGGACAGAGAACATGATGGCGGATGCTGAAATCGTGAAGAGCGTACAGTGGGTGTGGTACGAGCAGGGCTCTTCATCGAAAGCCATCCCGTACCCGCCGGATGCCACGGTGTTCATGGAGAACGCTTGgaagatgaagcagaagaaggTCGACGTTCTGTTCAACAATCAGCCGTACAGCATCGACTTCGAGAAGATGGAAGAGCACAGTTTGGCCTCCGGGAAATCCGTGCCTATTAAACGGAAAATGCTGAGCGCAGAGGACTTGTACACGGATGGCACAG ATGAAGATTACAGTCTGCTGTCCAGCATGCCTGAAGTGTATCCAGTGGATGTAGATTCTGATGAATTTCAGAATGTGGTCAAAGATTTCTATGACACCCTTCAGGACAACcacaacaaaatcaaaatcatcaAG GTTGATAAGCTGATGAATAAACTCTTGCATGAGCAGTACAGACTGAAAAAGGTCAGTATTGAGCGGAGCTCTTCAGAGACGCAGGTGGAGCGAACCCTTTACCATGGCACCAGTGAGACCAGCGTCAAAGAGATCTGCATTCACGGCTTCAACAGGAGCTTCTGTGGGAAAAATG CCACTGTGTACGGTCAGGGTGTGTATTTTGCGGTTAACGCCGCACTGTCCGTGTCGGACACCTACTCCCCACCCAATGCAGACGGGCACAAGTTTATTTTTGTGGCCAGAGTGCTGACCGGAGATTTCACCGTGGGCAAATACGACTACAAAACCGCCCCACACAAGGAGAGCTCTGACATTCCCGTCAGATACCACAGCGTGGCGGATCAGATCGGCACCCCAACTCTATTCGTCATCTTCAACGACACGCAGGCTTATCCAGAGTACCTTATCACATGCAAGAAGATCTACGGCTAA